The following proteins are co-located in the Panthera tigris isolate Pti1 chromosome F2, P.tigris_Pti1_mat1.1, whole genome shotgun sequence genome:
- the ZNF34 gene encoding zinc finger protein 34 isoform X1: MATLHLSALPQQPLSFQAEVTFEDVAVLFSREEWGRLGPTQRGLYRDVMLETYRNLVSLGAGRAGPKPGVITQLERGDEPWVLDAQGAKGKGRPRVSVSARGTRTEYGELSSGEMLDGEELDRLQSAVSQGPEPGEARACVREPEDSLDEPVEQRCLRPVTWTNEESIQESAGSLGFQSSPISDQRPHKCDICEQSFEQRSYLNNHKRVHRTKKVNVVHDSGEFFSANLAKEAEIIPLGKKLHHCGYCGKAFRYSANLVKHQRLHSEEKPYKCEECGKAFGQSCEFISHRRMHSGEIPYRCGECGKTFNQRPNLMKHQRIHTGEKPYKCGDCGKHFSAYSSLIYHQRIHTGEKPYKCNDCGKAFSDGSILIRHRRTHTGEKPFECKECGKGFTQSSNLIQHQRIHTGEKPYKCNECEKAFIQKTKLVEHQRSHTGEKPYECNDCGKVFSQSTHLIQHQRIHTGEKPYKCSECGKAFHNSSRLIHHQRSHHGEKPYKCSDCKKAFSQGTYLIQHRRIHTGEKPYKCSKCGKAFRHSSNMCQHQRIHLREDFAR; this comes from the exons ATGGCAACTTTGCACCTGTCTGCCCTGCCCCAG CAGCCCTTGTCATTCCAGGCTGAGGTGACCTTTGAGGACGTGGCCGTGCTATTCTCCCGGGAGGAGTGGGGCCGTCTGGGCCCTACTCAGAGGGGCCTCTACAGGGACGTGATGCTGGAGACCTACAGGAATCTGGTCTCCCTGG GAGCTGGACGTGCAGGTCCCAAGCCTGGGGTGATCACACAGTTGGAGCGAGGGGATGAACCATGGGTCCTGGATGCACAGGGTGCCAAAGGGAAAGGGCGACCGAGAGTCAGTGTCTCAG CTCGTGGGACCAGGACTGAGTACGGTGAGTTGTCTTCAGGAGAAATGCTTGATGGGGAAGAACTGGATCGACTCCAGAGTGCCGTTTCCCAGGGACCTGAGCCCGGAGAGGCCCGTGCGTGTGTCCGGGAGCCAGAGGACAGCCTGGACGAGCCTGTGGAACAGAGATGCCTGAGGCCCGTCACATGGACTAATGAGGAGAGCATCCAGGAGTCTGCAGGGAGCCTCGGCTTCCAGTCAAGCCCGATCTCTGACCAGAGACCTCACAAATGTGATATATGTGAACAAAGTTTTGAACAGAGATCATACCTCAATAACCATAAGCGTGTACACAGGACAAAAAAGGTAAATGTAGTCCATGATTCCGGGGAATTCTTCAGTGCAAATCTGGCTAAAGAAGCTGAGATAATTCCTCTTGGGAAAAAATTGCATCATTGTGGTtactgtgggaaagccttcaggtACAGTGCTAACCTCGTCAAGCACCAGCGGCTTCATAGTGAAGAAAAGCCCTACAAGTGTGAagagtgtgggaaagccttcggCCAGAGCTGCGAGTTCATCAGTCACCGAAGGATGCATTCAGGGGAGATCCCCTACCGGTGTGGTGAGTGCGGGAAGACATTCAACCAAAGGCCCAACCTCATGAAGCATCAGAGGATTcacaccggggagaagccctACAAGTGTGGTGATTGTGGGAAACACTTCAGTGCCTATTCTTCCCTTATTTACCACcagagaatccacactggagagaaaccctataagTGCAATgactgtgggaaagccttcagcgATGGCTCAATCCTCATCCGGCATCGTCGgactcacactggagagaagccatTTGAGTGCAAAGAATGTGGCAAAGGCTTTACCCAAAGTTCTAACCTTATCCAACATCAAAGAAttcacactggggagaaaccctATAAATGCAATGAATGTGAGAAAGCCTTCATCCAAAAAACCAAACTGGTTGAACATCAGAGAAgccacactggagagaagccctatgAGTGTAATGACTGTGGCAAAGTCTTCAGCCAAAGCACACACCTTATTCAGCATCAGAGGATCCACACGGGAGAGAAGCCGTACAAGTGCAGTGAGTGTGGGAAGGCCTTCCACAACAGTTCCAGACTCATCCACCACCAAAGGTCACACCACGGAGAGAAGCCGTACAAATGCAGCGATTGCAAGAAAGCCTTTAGCCAGGGCACTTACCTCATCCAGCACCGGAGGATCCACACTGGGGAGAAGCCCTACAAGTGCAGCAAGTGTGGGAAGGCCTTCCGGCACAGTTCCAACATGTGCCAGCATCAGAGGATTCACCTCCGGGAGGACTTTGCGAGGTGA
- the ZNF34 gene encoding zinc finger protein 34 isoform X2, whose protein sequence is MATLHLSALPQAEVTFEDVAVLFSREEWGRLGPTQRGLYRDVMLETYRNLVSLGAGRAGPKPGVITQLERGDEPWVLDAQGAKGKGRPRVSVSARGTRTEYGELSSGEMLDGEELDRLQSAVSQGPEPGEARACVREPEDSLDEPVEQRCLRPVTWTNEESIQESAGSLGFQSSPISDQRPHKCDICEQSFEQRSYLNNHKRVHRTKKVNVVHDSGEFFSANLAKEAEIIPLGKKLHHCGYCGKAFRYSANLVKHQRLHSEEKPYKCEECGKAFGQSCEFISHRRMHSGEIPYRCGECGKTFNQRPNLMKHQRIHTGEKPYKCGDCGKHFSAYSSLIYHQRIHTGEKPYKCNDCGKAFSDGSILIRHRRTHTGEKPFECKECGKGFTQSSNLIQHQRIHTGEKPYKCNECEKAFIQKTKLVEHQRSHTGEKPYECNDCGKVFSQSTHLIQHQRIHTGEKPYKCSECGKAFHNSSRLIHHQRSHHGEKPYKCSDCKKAFSQGTYLIQHRRIHTGEKPYKCSKCGKAFRHSSNMCQHQRIHLREDFAR, encoded by the exons ATGGCAACTTTGCACCTGTCTGCCCTGCCCCAG GCTGAGGTGACCTTTGAGGACGTGGCCGTGCTATTCTCCCGGGAGGAGTGGGGCCGTCTGGGCCCTACTCAGAGGGGCCTCTACAGGGACGTGATGCTGGAGACCTACAGGAATCTGGTCTCCCTGG GAGCTGGACGTGCAGGTCCCAAGCCTGGGGTGATCACACAGTTGGAGCGAGGGGATGAACCATGGGTCCTGGATGCACAGGGTGCCAAAGGGAAAGGGCGACCGAGAGTCAGTGTCTCAG CTCGTGGGACCAGGACTGAGTACGGTGAGTTGTCTTCAGGAGAAATGCTTGATGGGGAAGAACTGGATCGACTCCAGAGTGCCGTTTCCCAGGGACCTGAGCCCGGAGAGGCCCGTGCGTGTGTCCGGGAGCCAGAGGACAGCCTGGACGAGCCTGTGGAACAGAGATGCCTGAGGCCCGTCACATGGACTAATGAGGAGAGCATCCAGGAGTCTGCAGGGAGCCTCGGCTTCCAGTCAAGCCCGATCTCTGACCAGAGACCTCACAAATGTGATATATGTGAACAAAGTTTTGAACAGAGATCATACCTCAATAACCATAAGCGTGTACACAGGACAAAAAAGGTAAATGTAGTCCATGATTCCGGGGAATTCTTCAGTGCAAATCTGGCTAAAGAAGCTGAGATAATTCCTCTTGGGAAAAAATTGCATCATTGTGGTtactgtgggaaagccttcaggtACAGTGCTAACCTCGTCAAGCACCAGCGGCTTCATAGTGAAGAAAAGCCCTACAAGTGTGAagagtgtgggaaagccttcggCCAGAGCTGCGAGTTCATCAGTCACCGAAGGATGCATTCAGGGGAGATCCCCTACCGGTGTGGTGAGTGCGGGAAGACATTCAACCAAAGGCCCAACCTCATGAAGCATCAGAGGATTcacaccggggagaagccctACAAGTGTGGTGATTGTGGGAAACACTTCAGTGCCTATTCTTCCCTTATTTACCACcagagaatccacactggagagaaaccctataagTGCAATgactgtgggaaagccttcagcgATGGCTCAATCCTCATCCGGCATCGTCGgactcacactggagagaagccatTTGAGTGCAAAGAATGTGGCAAAGGCTTTACCCAAAGTTCTAACCTTATCCAACATCAAAGAAttcacactggggagaaaccctATAAATGCAATGAATGTGAGAAAGCCTTCATCCAAAAAACCAAACTGGTTGAACATCAGAGAAgccacactggagagaagccctatgAGTGTAATGACTGTGGCAAAGTCTTCAGCCAAAGCACACACCTTATTCAGCATCAGAGGATCCACACGGGAGAGAAGCCGTACAAGTGCAGTGAGTGTGGGAAGGCCTTCCACAACAGTTCCAGACTCATCCACCACCAAAGGTCACACCACGGAGAGAAGCCGTACAAATGCAGCGATTGCAAGAAAGCCTTTAGCCAGGGCACTTACCTCATCCAGCACCGGAGGATCCACACTGGGGAGAAGCCCTACAAGTGCAGCAAGTGTGGGAAGGCCTTCCGGCACAGTTCCAACATGTGCCAGCATCAGAGGATTCACCTCCGGGAGGACTTTGCGAGGTGA
- the ZNF34 gene encoding zinc finger protein 34 isoform X3, with protein MTAALARGTRTEYGELSSGEMLDGEELDRLQSAVSQGPEPGEARACVREPEDSLDEPVEQRCLRPVTWTNEESIQESAGSLGFQSSPISDQRPHKCDICEQSFEQRSYLNNHKRVHRTKKVNVVHDSGEFFSANLAKEAEIIPLGKKLHHCGYCGKAFRYSANLVKHQRLHSEEKPYKCEECGKAFGQSCEFISHRRMHSGEIPYRCGECGKTFNQRPNLMKHQRIHTGEKPYKCGDCGKHFSAYSSLIYHQRIHTGEKPYKCNDCGKAFSDGSILIRHRRTHTGEKPFECKECGKGFTQSSNLIQHQRIHTGEKPYKCNECEKAFIQKTKLVEHQRSHTGEKPYECNDCGKVFSQSTHLIQHQRIHTGEKPYKCSECGKAFHNSSRLIHHQRSHHGEKPYKCSDCKKAFSQGTYLIQHRRIHTGEKPYKCSKCGKAFRHSSNMCQHQRIHLREDFAR; from the exons ATGACTGCAGCCTTGG CTCGTGGGACCAGGACTGAGTACGGTGAGTTGTCTTCAGGAGAAATGCTTGATGGGGAAGAACTGGATCGACTCCAGAGTGCCGTTTCCCAGGGACCTGAGCCCGGAGAGGCCCGTGCGTGTGTCCGGGAGCCAGAGGACAGCCTGGACGAGCCTGTGGAACAGAGATGCCTGAGGCCCGTCACATGGACTAATGAGGAGAGCATCCAGGAGTCTGCAGGGAGCCTCGGCTTCCAGTCAAGCCCGATCTCTGACCAGAGACCTCACAAATGTGATATATGTGAACAAAGTTTTGAACAGAGATCATACCTCAATAACCATAAGCGTGTACACAGGACAAAAAAGGTAAATGTAGTCCATGATTCCGGGGAATTCTTCAGTGCAAATCTGGCTAAAGAAGCTGAGATAATTCCTCTTGGGAAAAAATTGCATCATTGTGGTtactgtgggaaagccttcaggtACAGTGCTAACCTCGTCAAGCACCAGCGGCTTCATAGTGAAGAAAAGCCCTACAAGTGTGAagagtgtgggaaagccttcggCCAGAGCTGCGAGTTCATCAGTCACCGAAGGATGCATTCAGGGGAGATCCCCTACCGGTGTGGTGAGTGCGGGAAGACATTCAACCAAAGGCCCAACCTCATGAAGCATCAGAGGATTcacaccggggagaagccctACAAGTGTGGTGATTGTGGGAAACACTTCAGTGCCTATTCTTCCCTTATTTACCACcagagaatccacactggagagaaaccctataagTGCAATgactgtgggaaagccttcagcgATGGCTCAATCCTCATCCGGCATCGTCGgactcacactggagagaagccatTTGAGTGCAAAGAATGTGGCAAAGGCTTTACCCAAAGTTCTAACCTTATCCAACATCAAAGAAttcacactggggagaaaccctATAAATGCAATGAATGTGAGAAAGCCTTCATCCAAAAAACCAAACTGGTTGAACATCAGAGAAgccacactggagagaagccctatgAGTGTAATGACTGTGGCAAAGTCTTCAGCCAAAGCACACACCTTATTCAGCATCAGAGGATCCACACGGGAGAGAAGCCGTACAAGTGCAGTGAGTGTGGGAAGGCCTTCCACAACAGTTCCAGACTCATCCACCACCAAAGGTCACACCACGGAGAGAAGCCGTACAAATGCAGCGATTGCAAGAAAGCCTTTAGCCAGGGCACTTACCTCATCCAGCACCGGAGGATCCACACTGGGGAGAAGCCCTACAAGTGCAGCAAGTGTGGGAAGGCCTTCCGGCACAGTTCCAACATGTGCCAGCATCAGAGGATTCACCTCCGGGAGGACTTTGCGAGGTGA